The following are encoded together in the Microterricola viridarii genome:
- the mgrA gene encoding L-glyceraldehyde 3-phosphate reductase: MPYLAADDRYDRMIYRRTGRSGLKLPVFSLGLWQNFGEVRSFEDQRAIVRRAFDLGMTHFDLANNYGPPYGAAETAFGRLLASDLAPHRDELVVSTKAGWDMWPGPYGVGANRKHLLASLDQSLGRLGLDYVDIFYSHRPDPGTPLEETAAALDHAVRSGKALYVGISSYGADASRTLAGLLRELGTPLLIHQPSYSMLNRWVETDGLLDVAAEEGFGVIGFTALAQGLLTGKYLGGVPEGSRASSDGSIGAGMLAESTLERIRGLDAIARRRGQTLAQMALAWALRDERVTSLVIGASRVAQLEENVAALDRMDFSAEELAEIDGFAGDAGVDLWAEARGGGPLPSLRP; this comes from the coding sequence ATGCCGTATCTCGCAGCCGACGACCGTTATGACCGCATGATCTACCGGCGCACCGGGCGCTCTGGGCTGAAACTGCCCGTGTTCTCGCTCGGCCTGTGGCAGAACTTCGGTGAGGTCCGCTCCTTCGAGGACCAGCGTGCCATCGTGCGCCGGGCCTTCGACCTCGGCATGACCCACTTCGACCTGGCCAACAACTACGGCCCGCCCTACGGCGCCGCCGAGACCGCTTTCGGTCGGCTGCTGGCCAGCGACCTCGCCCCGCACCGCGACGAGCTCGTGGTCTCGACCAAAGCCGGCTGGGACATGTGGCCGGGCCCGTACGGCGTCGGGGCGAACCGCAAGCACCTGCTGGCCTCCCTGGATCAGTCGCTCGGCCGACTCGGCCTCGACTACGTCGACATCTTCTACTCGCACCGGCCCGACCCCGGTACGCCGCTCGAAGAGACGGCGGCCGCGCTCGACCACGCGGTGCGCTCGGGCAAGGCGCTGTACGTCGGTATCTCGTCCTACGGCGCGGATGCCAGTCGCACGCTCGCCGGGCTGCTGCGCGAACTCGGCACCCCGCTGCTGATCCACCAGCCCTCCTACTCGATGCTGAACCGCTGGGTGGAGACCGATGGGCTGCTCGACGTCGCCGCCGAGGAGGGCTTCGGCGTGATCGGATTCACCGCGCTGGCGCAGGGGCTGCTGACCGGCAAATACCTCGGCGGGGTGCCGGAGGGCTCCCGCGCCTCCTCCGACGGCTCGATCGGCGCCGGCATGCTCGCCGAGTCGACGCTGGAGCGGATCCGTGGCCTGGACGCCATCGCCAGGCGCCGCGGCCAGACGCTCGCCCAGATGGCGCTCGCCTGGGCGCTGCGCGACGAGCGGGTGACGAGCCTCGTCATCGGCGCGAGCCGCGTGGCGCAGCTGGAAGAAAACGTCGCCGCGCTGGACCGGATGGACTTCAGCGCGGAGGAGCTCGCGGAGATTGACGGCTTCGCCGGGGATGCCGGGGTCGACCTGTGGGCGGAGGCCCGCGGCGGAGGGCCGCTGCCGTCGTTGCGGCCCTAA
- a CDS encoding diaminopimelate dehydrogenase: MSTPIRIGIAGYGNLGRGVEAAIAHNDDLELVGVFTRREPASVQTLRPETPVFAHDDLAARTADIDVLILCGGSKNDLPEQSPELAALFNIVDSFDTHARIPAHFAAVDAPARAAGKTALISSGWDPGMFSINRVYGEALLPDGDTYTFWGRGLSQGHSDAVRRVPGVAGGVQYTIPNEQAIAAVRSGSRPTLSTREKHTRDCFVVLAEGADAAAVREAIVTMPDYFADYDTTVTFISADELAQDHAAMPHGGFVIRSGNTGEGNSQVIEYSLTLESNPEFTASVLVASARAVHRLNQRGQVGAHTVFDVAPGLFSPKSAAELRAELL, from the coding sequence ATGAGCACCCCCATTCGCATCGGCATCGCCGGCTACGGCAACCTGGGGCGCGGCGTCGAAGCCGCCATCGCTCACAACGACGACCTCGAGCTGGTTGGCGTGTTCACCCGCCGCGAGCCGGCATCCGTGCAGACTCTCCGCCCGGAGACGCCCGTCTTCGCCCACGACGACCTGGCCGCCCGCACCGCCGACATCGACGTGCTGATCCTCTGCGGCGGCTCGAAGAACGACCTGCCAGAACAGTCCCCCGAACTGGCCGCCCTATTCAACATCGTCGACAGCTTCGACACCCACGCGCGCATCCCCGCGCATTTCGCCGCGGTCGACGCCCCGGCCCGCGCCGCCGGCAAGACGGCCTTGATCTCCTCCGGCTGGGATCCGGGCATGTTCTCGATCAACCGGGTCTACGGCGAGGCGCTGCTGCCCGACGGCGACACCTACACGTTCTGGGGCCGCGGCCTCAGCCAGGGCCACTCCGATGCCGTCCGCCGGGTTCCCGGTGTCGCCGGCGGCGTGCAGTACACGATCCCGAACGAGCAGGCCATCGCCGCCGTGCGGAGCGGCAGCCGGCCCACCCTCAGCACCCGCGAGAAGCACACCCGCGACTGCTTCGTGGTGCTGGCCGAGGGCGCGGATGCCGCGGCCGTGCGAGAGGCGATCGTGACGATGCCCGACTACTTCGCCGACTACGACACAACCGTTACATTCATCAGCGCCGACGAGCTCGCCCAGGACCACGCCGCCATGCCGCACGGTGGTTTCGTCATCCGCAGCGGCAACACCGGCGAGGGCAACTCGCAGGTGATCGAGTACAGCCTGACCCTCGAGAGCAACCCCGAGTTCACGGCAAGCGTGCTCGTCGCCTCGGCCCGCGCCGTGCACCGCCTCAACCAGCGCGGACAGGTCGGCGCGCACACCGTCTTCGATGTGGCGCCCGGACTGTTCTCGCCGAAGTCGGCAGCCGAGCTGCGCGCCGAGCTGCTCTAG
- a CDS encoding GyrI-like domain-containing protein: MSAAEKYDVKRALKSLYSPPATEFSRVVVPPLHYLAIDGHGDPNTSVHYAEALEALYSAAYTLKFASKKTLGRDFVVAPLEGLWRSADPAAFARRDKAAWEWTMLINLPDWVNAEMVEAACSALQAKKPIAAAGLLRLHRLDEGECIQIMHIGSFDDEAPTLARLHEEYMPAHGLTFNGDHHEIYLSDARRTEPSKLKTILRQPVRPLPEI, encoded by the coding sequence ATGAGCGCAGCCGAGAAGTACGACGTCAAGCGGGCCCTGAAGTCGCTGTACTCGCCGCCGGCCACTGAATTCTCTCGGGTCGTCGTGCCGCCTCTGCACTACCTGGCGATCGACGGCCACGGCGACCCCAACACCTCCGTGCACTATGCCGAAGCGCTGGAGGCGCTCTACAGCGCCGCTTACACGCTGAAGTTCGCGAGCAAGAAAACGCTCGGCCGGGACTTCGTCGTCGCCCCGCTCGAGGGCTTGTGGCGCTCGGCTGATCCCGCGGCGTTCGCCCGACGCGATAAGGCAGCCTGGGAGTGGACGATGCTGATCAACCTGCCCGACTGGGTCAACGCCGAAATGGTCGAGGCCGCGTGCTCGGCGCTACAGGCGAAGAAGCCCATCGCGGCGGCCGGCCTGCTGCGCCTGCACCGCCTCGACGAGGGCGAGTGCATCCAGATCATGCACATCGGCTCCTTCGACGACGAGGCGCCCACCCTGGCGAGGCTGCACGAGGAGTACATGCCGGCGCACGGTCTCACCTTCAACGGCGACCACCACGAGATCTATCTGAGCGACGCCCGGCGCACAGAGCCGAGCAAGCTCAAGACGATCCTCCGGCAGCCAGTGCGCCCACTGCCCGAGATCTAG
- the galU gene encoding UTP--glucose-1-phosphate uridylyltransferase GalU codes for MTVRATKAVIPAAGMGTRFLPATKAMPKEMLPVVDKPAIQYVVEEAVNAGLHDVLMITGRNKNALENHFDRMTELEATLEAKGDTARLAKVMESTDLADMHYVRQGDPLGLGHAVLRARMHVGNAPFAVLLGDDIIDARDVLLERMLDEQVARNATIVALLEVDPENIHMYGAAAIELTETPDVVRITGLVEKPNREDAPSNYAIIGRYVLKPEIFDVLENTPPGKGGEIQLTDALEVLAADAENTGGVYGVVFRGRRYDTGDRLDYIKAIVQLATDREDLGPDLRVWLKQFVGDLA; via the coding sequence ATGACTGTTCGTGCAACAAAGGCCGTTATCCCCGCTGCAGGCATGGGGACCCGATTTCTGCCGGCGACGAAAGCGATGCCGAAGGAGATGCTCCCTGTCGTCGACAAACCTGCCATCCAGTACGTCGTTGAGGAGGCCGTGAACGCGGGCCTGCACGACGTGCTCATGATCACCGGGCGCAACAAGAACGCGCTCGAGAACCACTTTGACCGCATGACCGAGCTCGAGGCGACGCTCGAGGCGAAGGGCGACACCGCCCGGCTCGCCAAGGTGATGGAGTCCACCGATCTGGCCGACATGCACTACGTGCGCCAGGGCGACCCGCTCGGTTTGGGACACGCAGTGCTGCGTGCCCGGATGCACGTGGGCAACGCCCCCTTCGCAGTGCTGCTCGGTGACGACATCATCGACGCCCGCGATGTGCTGCTGGAGCGCATGCTCGACGAGCAGGTTGCGCGCAACGCCACCATCGTCGCGCTGCTCGAGGTCGACCCCGAGAACATCCACATGTACGGCGCGGCGGCGATCGAGCTGACCGAGACCCCGGATGTCGTGCGCATCACCGGCCTGGTCGAGAAGCCGAACCGCGAGGACGCGCCATCCAACTACGCCATCATCGGCCGCTACGTGCTGAAGCCCGAGATCTTCGACGTGCTCGAGAACACGCCCCCCGGCAAGGGCGGCGAGATCCAGCTGACGGACGCCCTCGAGGTGCTGGCCGCGGATGCCGAGAACACGGGCGGCGTCTACGGCGTCGTGTTCCGCGGCCGCCGCTACGACACGGGCGACCGCCTCGACTACATCAAGGCCATCGTGCAGCTCGCCACCGACCGCGAAGACCTCGGCCCGGACCTGCGGGTGTGGCTGAAGCAGTTCGTCGGCGACCTGGCCTGA